One genomic window of Gammaproteobacteria bacterium includes the following:
- a CDS encoding DedA family protein, which produces MKLFGPLYDKVMVWAAAPAAPRYLAALSFAESSFFPIPPDVMLAPMVTTMPEKSLRLATITTVASVIGGLFGYLIGAFAFDAIAPWLEQSRYWPSYQRAQGWFDQWGVWVVFVAGFSPIPYKLFTISAGALSLALVPFLIASFIGRGARFFLVAVLLAWAGPKMEPVVRKYIEWLGWLTVALLAALIAWLQLRG; this is translated from the coding sequence ATGAAACTCTTTGGCCCGCTTTACGACAAGGTCATGGTCTGGGCCGCGGCACCCGCAGCGCCGCGCTATCTCGCGGCGCTGAGCTTCGCCGAGTCCTCGTTCTTCCCGATTCCGCCCGACGTGATGCTGGCGCCGATGGTCACCACCATGCCGGAGAAGAGCCTGCGACTGGCGACCATTACGACGGTGGCGTCGGTGATCGGAGGGCTGTTCGGTTATCTGATCGGCGCCTTCGCGTTCGATGCCATCGCGCCCTGGCTGGAGCAGTCGCGATACTGGCCGAGCTATCAGCGGGCCCAGGGCTGGTTCGACCAATGGGGGGTCTGGGTGGTGTTCGTCGCCGGTTTCTCGCCGATCCCCTACAAGCTGTTCACGATCTCCGCCGGGGCCCTGTCGCTCGCGCTGGTCCCGTTTCTCATCGCGTCATTCATCGGACGCGGCGCACGGTTCTTTCTCGTGGCGGTGCTGCTGGCATGGGCAGGACCGAAGATGGAACCGGTCGTTCGCAAGTACATCGAATGGTTGGGATGGCTGACGGTCGCGCTGCTGGCCGCGCTGATCGCCTGGCTGCAGTTGCGCGGATAG
- a CDS encoding peptidoglycan DD-metalloendopeptidase family protein: MADGRAAGRADRLAAVARIARGICLVAGPAILVLFIAACSGNPPKGSSSGTYTVRKGDTLYAIAQRYNTNYRQLASWNGIRPPYTIYKGQKLRLSSWKAGKSSKSTSKKSSVGGTRTAVRKPDTSREPPIDWRWPVNGKVVSRYSATGTSKKGIDIAGVQGRPVTAASGGKVVYSGSGLLGYGKLIIIKHNDTYLSAYAHNRTLLVEDGTQVKGGQEIAEMGSTGTDSPKLHFEIRRYGKPVDPLHYLPRRGR, translated from the coding sequence ATGGCTGACGGTCGCGCTGCTGGCCGCGCTGATCGCCTGGCTGCAGTTGCGCGGATAGCCCGCGGCATCTGCCTGGTTGCGGGACCGGCGATCCTGGTCCTGTTTATCGCCGCGTGTTCCGGCAATCCACCGAAAGGGTCGTCATCCGGGACCTATACCGTCCGCAAGGGCGATACGCTGTACGCCATCGCGCAGCGCTACAACACCAACTACCGGCAGCTGGCGAGCTGGAACGGCATCCGGCCCCCGTACACCATCTACAAGGGTCAGAAGCTCAGACTATCCTCCTGGAAGGCCGGAAAATCCTCGAAATCCACGTCGAAAAAGTCCTCCGTAGGCGGTACCCGAACAGCGGTCAGGAAGCCTGACACCTCACGCGAACCCCCGATCGACTGGCGCTGGCCGGTGAACGGCAAGGTGGTGTCGCGATACTCCGCCACCGGGACGAGCAAAAAAGGGATCGACATCGCTGGGGTCCAGGGCAGGCCCGTGACCGCTGCATCTGGCGGCAAGGTGGTCTATTCCGGGAGTGGACTTCTGGGTTACGGTAAGCTTATCATCATCAAACACAATGACACGTATCTGAGCGCTTATGCCCATAATCGCACGCTGCTGGTCGAAGATGGCACGCAAGTAAAGGGCGGTCAGGAGATTGCGGAGATGGGTTCGACGGGGACCGACAGCCCCAAACTGCACTTCGAGATCCGGCGTTACGGCAAGCCGGTGGACCCCCTCCATTACCTGCCCCGGCGTGGCAGGTAA